In Jaculus jaculus isolate mJacJac1 chromosome 4, mJacJac1.mat.Y.cur, whole genome shotgun sequence, a single genomic region encodes these proteins:
- the Stradb gene encoding STE20-related kinase adapter protein beta isoform X2, which yields MSLLDCFCTSRTRVESLRPEKQSETSIHQCLVDEPAHSWSPPSARASEVICSTNVAHYELQVEIGRGFDNLTSVHLARHTPTGALVTIKMTNLENCTEERLRALQKAVILSHFFQHPNITTYWTAFTVGSWLWVISPFMAYGSASQLLKTYFPEGMSETLIRNILFGAVRGLNYLHQNGCIHRSFKASHILISGDGLVTLSGLSRMHSLVKHGQRRRAVFDFPQFSTPVQPWLSPELLRQDLHGYNVKSDIYSVGITACELASGQVPFQDMHRTQMLLQKLKGPPYSPLDISIFPQSDSRMKNSRSGIDSGIGESVLVSSGTHTVNSDRLHTPSSKTFSPAFFSLVQLCLQQDPEKR from the exons ATGTCTCTTTTG GATTGCTTCTGTACTTCACGGACACGAGTTGAATCCCTCAGACCTGAGAAACAGTCTGAAACCAGTATACATCAATGCTTG GTTGATGAGCCAGCCCACTCCTGGTCACCTCCATCTGCCAGAGCCAGTGAAGTGATATGTTCCACTAATGTTGCTCACTATGAATTGCAAGTGGAAATAG GAAGAGGATTTGACAACTTAACCTCTGTCCATCTTGCACGGCATACTCCTACAGGAGCATTAGTAACTATAAAAATGACTAATCTGGAAAACTGCACTGAAGAGCGCCTGAGAGCTTTGCAG AAAGCGGTGATTCTATCCCACTTTTTTCAGCACCCCAATATTACAACTTACTGGACAGCTTTTACTGTTGGCAGCTGGCTTTGGGTTATTTCTCCATTTATGGCCTATG GTTCAGCAAGTCAGCTATTGAAGACCTACTTTCCTGAAGGAATGAGTGAAACTTTAATAAGAAACATTCTCTTTGGAGCAGTGCGGGGATTGAACTATCTGCACCAAAATGGCTGTATTCATAG GAGTTTTAAAGCCAGCCATATCCTCATTTCTGGCGATGGCCTAGTGACCCTGTCTGGCCTGTCCCGTATGCATAGTTTGGTTAAGCACGGTCAGAGGCGCAGGGCTGTGTTTGATTTCCCACAGTTCAGCACACCAGTGCAGCCGTGGCTGAGTCCAGAACTGCTGAGACAG GATTTACATGGATATAATGTGAAGTCAGATATTtacagtgttggaattacagccTGTGAATTAGCCAGTGGGCAGGTGCCTTTCCAGGACATGCATAGGACTCAG ATGCTGTTACAGAAACTGAAGGGTCCTCCATATAGCCCACTGGATATCAGTATTTTCCCTCAATCAGACTCTAGAATGAAAAATTCCAGATCAGGGATAGACTCCGGGATTGGAGAGAGTGTGCTTGTCTCCAGTGGAACTCACACAGTCAACAGTGACCGGCTGCACACACCGTCCTCCAAGACCTTCTCTCCTGCCTTCTTTAGCTTGGTACAGCTCTGCTTGCAGCAAGATCCTGAGAAAAG